The following DNA comes from Streptomyces globosus.
GGCTCCGAGAACCATGCGGCCAGCCAGTCGAAGACGGCGGCCACCGGATCGGCGGGGGCCGCTGTGACCGCCGCCCGCAGGCTGCCGGTCCAGCGCCGGTCGCGCCGCTCCAGGTAGCCGGCGACCAGTGCCTCCTTCGCGGGGAACAGCCTGTAGAGCCGCTTCAGCGGTACCCCGGACTCCGCGCGGATGCGGTCCATGCCGACGGCCTGGATGCCCTCTGCGTAGAACAGCGCCTCCGCCGCGTCGAGCAGCCGGGTGCGGGCCTCTTCGTCGTCCATGGCGGCAGCGTAACCCAGTCCCCCTTGCGCTGAGAACGATCGTTCTCTAGCGTTGCGCCTGACCGAGAACGACCGTTCTCAGCTTTGTGTGCGCCCCTGCCCCGCGCCGGCGGCCTTCCGCTGCCGCGCCCTTGCCGAGAGGTGACCGCCGTGACCGACGCCGTCCGCCCGCCCCTGCCGCCCTTCACCGAGGAGTCCGCGCGCGCAAAGGTGCAGGCCGCCGAGGACGCCTGGAAC
Coding sequences within:
- a CDS encoding TetR/AcrR family transcriptional regulator — translated: MDDEEARTRLLDAAEALFYAEGIQAVGMDRIRAESGVPLKRLYRLFPAKEALVAGYLERRDRRWTGSLRAAVTAAPADPVAAVFDWLAAWFSEPGFRGCAFLNAYGELGAGGPAAVLDPVRRHKAELRALLADALPPGPDRGELAEQLLILVEGATAVAALAPGPEPARRAAATAAALLRAADGRAG